The Sebastes umbrosus isolate fSebUmb1 chromosome 4, fSebUmb1.pri, whole genome shotgun sequence genomic sequence gggTAAGTTTGAGTCAGGGTACCAATTACCCGATCCTGACGGTAACACTCACCAATGCTTGCTCATTAACTTGTGTAAACCAATCTGATCCATAATGAATTATATTAGCTTCAGCTGTGTTTTCGTGCTATGACACCTCTGGAGAAGCAAATGTAAGCATTGTCACAGTTATGGCAGTTTTGTATGGTTATTATGAACATAATTGGGGTGTCTACCCGGGGAAATAAACTGTTGGAGTGAAGGTATCAGCGTGAACTGCTTTGTAATTGTGGCACAGGTTAGCAATTTCCATAATTCCTTGAATTGGTAAACCCAATGGTGCCGAAAATTAATTTTGCTCTATGCCAAGTTAAAGCATTACTTACTCACTAATTATCTCTTTATATGTCTCGCCACGTTACGGGTGGTCATGTGCCAGActttgtgttaaagggactatttgtaactttcagaaatgcttcttaacagcgacacctgtgtgtcagcgtcgggctcgcgcttgctcgctctatatagacatgaacgagcatcgctcaaaagagtgaggagacacacgtcagctaaaaccacaatatcactctatatttcagctgcttggcagtaatgttagctgaccagacgaaggtctctccatgaatcagtgctgatcctagtgttggcttttcctgcctcagcgtcGGTGCCGGGGCTCTGAAGCAGCgaggctccgcagcgagtaacgttgcCGTCTCTCGACCACAGCCGGagtgagcaggaagacaccggcacccggtcggagacgataacgtttctcgctgcagagccccgtcacttcacaagacacgggaaacctctgttggtctggaggagctgcagcagttgtttctgcacaaacgtccactctacattcactagatattctcagagctactaactctcctgcagtgtggagtgagcgcgcgttcacgtctagaggtggagcgagacagcgagaacgcgcgctgtctgagggaaggcaagcaggcagaggagcagtgacttcaGCCACATTCGAGCGTGCATATGTGTCCCGtcccggtacatttatatgcttaaaaagttacaaacagtccctttaattactGAGCTTTACAGGTGCTAGTAAGCAGATTTCCTTACTATTAATTACAGGCTAGCTGTTTTGTAGTCTTTGTGCTACGCTAAGCTAACGGGCTGCTGACTGTAgccttttatttaaaggtgGGGCCATTACTTTTactgatactggcatcatatgaaactagaagtgcactcggagagcgcaggccttcgccaaggcaggtttcatgtacgtcgctgcctgctgctgctggaaaataaagttgatGAGCATGTTGAGATTGAACCAGAACACTACAGTTTCAagtttttataacttttatattatttttctgctgttacttTGTGTTGTGCAGCATtatgtgtccactcccatgttgataagaaatacttgacaaatctccttagTGTAAAGTGTACTTTTCTTTGCTATATTTTAGGAATAATCAGAAATCATTACATTCATATTTTCAAACGTAATCAAACTGGTATCCATAGCAACGATAGAACTGAAGGATCAAAAGAATGGAACACGGTCCGTCATTGCCCTTGACGCATCATCAGTTCTAGAATGTTGAGAGTCTACATATACTCCCAACACAAGAAGTTCGGATCAGATCGTAACTTGACTGTTTGTGGCAGAGTTGTTATCAAGACGAGAACAAAACACTGAGACAATGACGGCATACATTGACTTCGAGTGCAAGGAGTTTGAAATGAGGGATTTCTTTCTCACTACCCTGGAACAAACATGCAGGGTTCAACTGAACGACAGCGAGGCGAAGATCACCCCCAGTACATCTGAGGGGAGAATCTTCCTGGAGGTCCAACAGGACGAACTGGGCAATTTCTTTGATTGTCTTCCTGAACAGCAGGACAACAACTGGGGTCAAGAGAAGAACCTGTTGCAGAGGGAGATATCTGGCCTGAAAGCCCAGCTCGCTAAGGCTCAGGCTAAACGTGATCCCTCTCCGGCCAGGGATAAGTCCCTGAAATCCGAGTTGGATAAGCTCAGCTGGACGCTGAACAATGCTCAAAAAGACCTGAGCAGGAAGGCTGGCATCATCAAGAACCAGGACTTCCAGTTGAAGAAGATCGGCTTGATGCTGAACAACGCTCAACAAGACCTGAGCAAGAAGGACACAATCATTAAGAGCCAGGACTTCCAGCTGAAGAAGGTCGGCTTGATGATGAACAATGCTCCAAAGGACCTGAGCGAGAAAGACGGCATCATCAAGAGCCAAAACTTCCTGTTGGTGAAGTTGAAGGGGGAGATTGAGGCACTTCGAAAGGAATTGGAGGAAAAGGAGTCTGTGATCCTCGCTGAAAGGAAGATGCTCGCTGTGGCTAGAACAAACATGGAGTGGGAGATGGAGGGCTTGCTCCAGACTGAGAGGGAAGACCGACAAGGACACCTGAACAAGACAAAGGCGGACCTCCAAAAGACAAAGGAGGACCTCCAAAAGACAAAGGAGGACCTCCAAAAGACGAAGGATGAGGCGAAGCCCCATCAAGCCCAGCTGAacgagcagagagcagagatagAGAAGCTCACAGCagatctgaaaaagtcagaagatCTGCTGAAGACTGAGAAACAATTCTTTCAGACGAGGATTGTCACCATCCGGGAGGAGACAGACAAATTCATGTCCGACTGTCTGCCTGCAATGGAAGAACTCAGAGCCGATAAGAGTCAGATCATGGCTGCTCTAAAGTATTCTGAGGAGGAGCTGAAGTCTGTACATGACATGTGGCGGGAGGACAAGTCTTCCCACTTGGCAGAGCTGGAAAAATCCCAGCGCTCCCATCTTGTCCAGCTGAATAAGCAGGACGAGGTGCACAAGAACACCATGGCTGATCTGAAGAAAAACTTTGAAGATCAGCTAGCTAGTGACCGTCTCCTCTGGCAGCAGGAAAAAACCTCTCTGCTGGAGGAGACTGAGAAAACCAGCTCCTCCTTTGCTGCTCAGCTACACGAGGACAAGTCTTCCCACTTGGCAGAGCTGGAAACATCCCAGCGCTCCCATCTTGCCCAGCTGAAGATGCAAGACGAGGAGCACAAGACCATCGTGGCTGATCTGAAGACAAAGTTTGAAGATCAGCTAGCGAGTGACCGTCTCCTCTGGCAGCAGGAAAAAACCTCCCTGCTGGAGGAGACTGTGAAAACCAGCTCCTCCTTTGCTGCTCAGCTGCACGAGCAAAAACAGAGCAACAACACCCTCGTGGCTGCTCTGGAGAAGGCTGAGCAGCAGATAGAGAGCCATCGCATCGAGTGCCAGGAGTCATCCCTCCTTCAGGCCAaggtagggatgctaattttgaaaaatgttcttaaccgatgcCTCGACGGTGCGCCAGCTTTTAAAGTCGGGCGTTGGGCTGTTACGGttgaccagcttttctccttaaacgGTTAACAATTAAACTGTTAATTATTATCATCCCTAGGCCACCGAAAGCGTCCAGCAGACTCTGCAGGAGAAAGAACAGGAGTGGACGACCACTGAGAGCTCCCTGAGGTCCCAGCTGGCGGATCTTGAGAACCAGATCGCCAGAAAAAAGAACAGGACCAAGTGGTATAAGATCTTCTGATGCCACGCTCAGGAGAAAGAAAATGCACATACACGCCTTTGTTCTTGTATCTTTGTGAGGATCAATCAGTCTTGACCCTTAAACAGCACTTGTGAAAAGGGTTGTTTGAGGGTTgacacattattttattatggGAAAGTGATGTGAATCCACTTTTCTGGTGTAAATCTGGTCCTTACAAAGATATGATTACTaatccacacacatacacaggagtTTGTTCTTGTGTACTTGTGAGGATTACTCCGTCTTGACCCCTAAACAGCACTTGTGAAAAGGGTTGTTTGAGGGTTGacactttattttactcatGGAAAGTGAAGTGAATTCACTTTTCTGGaaataaaacctaaaaaatGTTAATTCTATACTGCACTCCtctcatgtttaatatgaaatgCTTTGTTTGATGTATAAATCAGTGGACAAGCACTGATGAGTTCTCATTTGCTCCCTACAGCCTGAAAATATACAGTACGTTGGCTCAACagattatattatatgttggtccaaatatagtttttttgtctgtgttggTCATCCAAAGagaatgaacaaataaaaaacacctgAACTTTACACTCACGAACTTCACTTTTTTTACGAGTCTAAAGTGGCTTAAGAACTTAAGGCAAAAAGGTTTATTTAGTGCCGCAGCACCTTTCAAATACATCCACAGTTCAAGGTTTTATGGTGATGAAATGCATtagaaaacacaatgaagagAAGAATATTaattagaataaaatataatagtCAAAATGATGACTTGACCCCTCGGGGCCTGCAGGCCtctttggccctgttcagacctgacattaacatgcgtcctcagtgatcggatcacaagtggacagctttaagtacgtctgtccacacctggcattagaatgcgtctccagtgaccacttgtgatccgatctcacttccccgttctatatgcaaataaacacgtagtaaacacacggctaatacagcagccgtcAGTAGTAATATCTTACATATTCAAGAATtatggtacattgtattaacatcaaaataaaaaggttattgtaccggtggtccccggggacctccgcgctgccggcaccgctgcctttgcAAGACAACAGCGAGGtacagcgctccagagagccggggaggagagagaacaggcgggcgtgcggtcgggtgtcagctccgcgcaaagcatcggaacaaaaacacccacagtatgataataatgcactttgcgtgcctagtctgatagtctgtagatatgtagcctataagcaagatatattttaataaaatacagtcgTACCGACAGGCttcagtagagcacagaggccgtttccatgctgacaatcgcccgtgtctgcctgtctatttaCCTGAAGGGCACGGTGATCCCGCGGATCAGCTGGCCACCTGACTGGACATCAgtagagtaggcggtccttaatgtggcccaggacacattcacatacacactgctaaaagaatttCAATccaattaaatttatttttatgtagcgtcaaatcataacagaagttatctcaagacgctttttaTATAAGAGGGACATCCAAGACTGGACAAGCTGATCAGGCGGCGGACCAGCTCCGTGGTCGGCATGGAGCTTGACTCTCTGGTGACGGTGTCAGAGGAAAGAATATTCAACAGACTGCTGGCCATACTGGACAACgccagccatcctctgcacgccgtcatcaccaaacagagAAGCTCGTTCagcggcaggctgctgctcccaaaGTGCTCCActagacagactcaggaaatcctttgtccctcgagccatcaaactgtacaacacgtCTCTGGggaggaggacggtctgcaggacagttaatgcacacagtgcactttaatagactttttaattctgcacactacaaacagctctactctgcacCTTTATAGACTGGTTTTACTGTGATCTACAACaatgtacagctttattctgcactttagtctatttaaaaaaactctACTTCAGTTCTTATCccacattatattccatatttgacatttcttaatatctatatctcctatattttattatccagcactatatcactttgtgcactatattcacatttttaatagtcctgtatctcagttgttaccctgcactatattaatttctaacagtttcttcatctcttgttatttttttatatctgatatatttttttatactttgtatTACTTACTTGTGCCGTTTTTACTAatttgttttgcactatggaactgtgatgctggaaacttgaatttccctctggatcaataaagttactatccatctatctatctatctatttatctatctatctaaattgAGGCTTAGGTATATATCAACCTTTAAGTTCTTTTCACAGGAACGGAGTGAAAGTTCAGCAAAAGACTTTCAAATATgcacaaataaaatgttctaataTTCTAGTTTTAATAcattatgttgtttgtttagCATTAGCAAAAGGCACCAGTTAAACACAAGGTTATGAGATTTACAGAGAGGCTCCAGACCGGAGCTAGTTGTTAGATGTTGCTCTCATTCATAAAAGGTGGTAATGACAGGAAAGTCTCATCAGCGGCTCACAAGCTacatatttgttatttatgCAACCACTCTATTTAGGGCATTCTTCAGAAGGATCCGATCATCAATAATGAATGGCTTGCCCCTGTTTCACAGTGGGCTGGTTTAATCTTGATCACACGTTCGCAGTAAGGAGTGCAGCAGTAGCCTGAGAGCTCATTTACCAAACTCTGACTATACcgtattatatactgtattgtagTGGCGCCCAGAGCGTACACAAACCTCTCTCCTCTGTGGAGCTCTACTTAACCAATGTGTGAAGTTGTGATGTAACTGTCAGTTGTCCCATTTTTCTTTATAATGAGTTTCTTCATTTTACACTGCTCTCCTACATGATCACAGAAATAAACAGTTGAGGCAGGAACTGCAGCTGGCAGAAAATATGCCATGCTGTACCAGGCAAACACATCCTCATACAACGCTTCGTAGGATGTCTtgcaaaaaagttattcctaattttccGTGCATTATCCtacgaatgttcagcaacaggcgtcaatttccactcaatacatgcatgcagtcttttcaaaataaatttcagtcttcacaggaaactacttggttaggtttaagaaaagatcatggtttgggttaaaaaaatgGAAGtacaaataagacaaataaatcaatgttgacttcaggtttcacgcgggacatgaacaccggccttaaatcacaattatgtggattacacaaaaatgcattttgtgggatatatacgaattacagtgcattagggatgcaccgataccactttttttcagaccgagtacaagtacaagtacttacatttgggtactcgccgataccgagtaccgatacgagtacttctctgtgccaaaagaccctcgttaacagccagctggagggtgtgagcgacacatggcaggctggggagtcccgcatacgaggcggtgcgccgcgaccggctgtAGGTCGGCTAGAAAAGGCTCGGGGCAAAagttacagcgctccccgcccggaccttgCCGCTTCCTAAGGCTGTGAACAAAGTGCTCGCTGCACCCCTCGctccccgccggggagggacctggccccctgctcccggtgcgactgtcgaccggggcgaactgtcctcagtgcgccccaaccgcgtcgtgcccccagggcagGGCTCGACCCACGTAAAAGGCTCCAAGGGTCTACGGCGATGTTGGCAATCCACCCGACcggtcttgaaacacggaccaagaagtctaacgcacgcacgagtcagagggtgcaagcaaaaccctgtggcacaatgaaagtgaCCGGCGCACCACAGGCCCGTCGCGCCCGCACCGTCAGGAGGtggagcgcgtgcgataggaccggaaagatggtgacgagaggttaatgtcccgctgccgtaaagtggtatcggagccgtttagcgagtatgagtatgagtttaattaactattaatttaccatttataaatgatgattaATATAAAGTGTTTCCTTGTTTTTCACCGTAGTAACAAATTgggtatcaagaatcgtggaatCTCACTGGTGTTAATATCGGCTACTACATGTGGTCATGTGGTGTCATGACATCACTAGATGacaataatcaatataagaCAACTAACTGATGCACAGCAAACATTGGGCCAAAACATCAGTGTAACATTTTGTGAGTAGTCTGATATTTTTTGCAGAAAAGACTTCAGAGGAGATGATAAATTATACATAGAGGATCTGTGCGTGCTGACTGCGCTGCAGACTACATCACAGTGTGTCTCAGGCTcccaaatatttaatattttgtgaGAAAATGCCATTACCATTTAGAGTCATTACTGTTTCAAAAGGTTACaggatatgaaaaaaaatcagcaagAGGCCAGAGACTTTATTCAAAGAGGTAACTGTGAACCGCAGTTCTTTCTGTGTTTTGCATTTATAGCagcatgaaatgtgtttttgttgaagGATTTTGGAGGGACGACTACAAATGACTGCCTCAGCCTGGTTGAGGGGAGATAAATGGGTATTTTACTGTGGATTTATTCCTGTATGAATACAAAACTGTTGTTGATTGGGAATGTTTCTAACAGAGTATTGTCCCCGAGTGTCAGCAGTGAGAGGTGATGTTTATATTCTCTAAATGCTGGGGAAAGGAGCGTCTACGTTTCTTATCCTTGATCACGCAGCACAATCCACGATGAAAGATTAATATAGTGCAATCCCGCAGTTCATTGCATCAAAGATGACGCAAAACAAATTCTAGCAACTGACACAACGAATGTTGCACGGCTGTGTTGTAAGTGTAAGTTCAGTTTTGCATTGCTTGGTATGattttttcttcacattttttCATTGATCTAATGACATTTTCTATTAAAACCCAAAGGAAAGGACATAATTGTTTAAACTATTCAGATTTTCTGCCCATGTAGCTCAAAAaataagcttcttttttttttgctgaaacaaTTTTCTGTCATCAAATGCCACTGTAGCCCCGCTAGAAAAATCAAGACATAA encodes the following:
- the LOC119486465 gene encoding myosin heavy chain, striated muscle-like; the encoded protein is MTAYIDFECKEFEMRDFFLTTLEQTCRVQLNDSEAKITPSTSEGRIFLEVQQDELGNFFDCLPEQQDNNWGQEKNLLQREISGLKAQLAKAQAKRDPSPARDKSLKSELDKLSWTLNNAQKDLSRKAGIIKNQDFQLKKIGLMLNNAQQDLSKKDTIIKSQDFQLKKVGLMMNNAPKDLSEKDGIIKSQNFLLVKLKGEIEALRKELEEKESVILAERKMLAVARTNMEWEMEGLLQTEREDRQGHLNKTKADLQKTKEDLQKTKEDLQKTKDEAKPHQAQLNEQRAEIEKLTADLKKSEDLLKTEKQFFQTRIVTIREETDKFMSDCLPAMEELRADKSQIMAALKYSEEELKSVHDMWREDKSSHLAELEKSQRSHLVQLNKQDEVHKNTMADLKKNFEDQLASDRLLWQQEKTSLLEETEKTSSSFAAQLHEDKSSHLAELETSQRSHLAQLKMQDEEHKTIVADLKTKFEDQLASDRLLWQQEKTSLLEETVKTSSSFAAQLHEQKQSNNTLVAALEKAEQQIESHRIECQESSLLQAKATESVQQTLQEKEQEWTTTESSLRSQLADLENQIARKKNRTKWYKIF